One window from the genome of Methanobrevibacter oralis encodes:
- a CDS encoding DUF3194 domain-containing protein — MSKLKKLSDEDLSIISNEFGLILEKEVSKVISTKELEDLDLDITLIYENDQLDVDVDLGVLPDKLSNITEKSLDIAIDEAYLRFDSFIDDNYRV; from the coding sequence ATGTCTAAACTTAAAAAATTGTCTGATGAAGACTTATCTATTATTTCTAATGAATTTGGTTTGATTTTAGAAAAAGAAGTTTCTAAGGTTATTTCAACTAAAGAATTAGAGGATTTAGATTTAGATATTACTCTTATTTATGAAAATGATCAATTAGATGTTGATGTTGATTTAGGAGTTCTTCCAGATAAACTTTCTAATATAACCGAAAAATCACTTGATATAGCTATTGATGAAGCTTATTTAAGATTTGATTCATTTATTGATGATAATTATAGAGTTTAA